One genomic region from Proteus vulgaris encodes:
- the baeS gene encoding two-component system sensor histidine kinase BaeS, with product MKLRSKLFLVVFATCMVVVLAMHIGIRGSFQQGFIGYIKKNSEQRATLLAEALTEQYALTGDWRFLNRDDRSLYQILRSIDQISQSSEGPPPRGWRTQFWIVDKDMKRLFGHDNQFPAETFKKPITFHDEIVGWVIVSAADKISSEADISFDKQQLLTSWIIAGLTVLFALFITLILSRNMIRPVKRLVEATHKLAAGDFSVRVTPTSKDEISQLAIDFNQLASTLEKNEQIRRDYMADISHELRTPLAILKGELEALQDGVRKPTTETLNSLLFEVTNLTKLVNDLHQLSLSDRGSLTYRKDFIDINEVILLAVASYRHTYQTKDITLLTELDDLSPLIVQADPDRLIQLFHNLLENSVRYTYSGGQLHISTHKGQNHVLITLEDSAPGLDSAQYKVVFQRFYRAENSRNRASGGSGLGLAICENIVEAHNGKISAMPSSLGGMKILIELPAYSDDL from the coding sequence ATGAAATTGAGAAGCAAGCTGTTCTTAGTGGTTTTCGCTACTTGTATGGTGGTTGTTCTCGCCATGCATATTGGTATCCGTGGTAGCTTCCAGCAAGGATTCATTGGTTATATCAAGAAAAACAGTGAACAGCGTGCAACTCTTTTAGCTGAAGCCTTAACTGAACAATATGCTTTAACAGGAGATTGGCGTTTCCTCAATAGGGATGATCGTTCTCTTTATCAAATATTACGAAGTATTGACCAAATAAGCCAAAGTAGCGAAGGCCCTCCTCCCAGAGGTTGGCGGACACAGTTTTGGATCGTTGATAAAGATATGAAGCGCCTATTTGGACATGACAATCAATTCCCCGCAGAGACATTTAAAAAACCCATTACTTTTCACGATGAAATTGTGGGTTGGGTGATTGTCAGTGCGGCAGATAAAATCAGTAGTGAAGCTGATATTAGTTTTGATAAACAACAACTACTTACCAGCTGGATAATTGCAGGTTTAACGGTTCTTTTTGCTTTATTTATCACGCTTATTCTTTCTCGCAATATGATACGCCCTGTTAAACGCCTCGTTGAGGCGACACATAAATTAGCAGCCGGTGACTTTTCTGTGCGAGTAACGCCTACAAGTAAAGATGAAATCAGTCAACTCGCTATCGACTTTAATCAACTTGCCAGCACACTAGAAAAAAATGAGCAAATTCGTCGTGATTATATGGCTGATATCTCACATGAATTGCGAACCCCTCTTGCTATTTTAAAAGGTGAACTTGAAGCGCTACAAGATGGCGTCAGAAAACCTACAACAGAAACGCTGAACTCTCTTTTATTTGAAGTCACAAATCTGACAAAACTGGTTAATGATCTCCACCAGCTTTCATTATCAGATAGAGGCTCTTTAACTTATCGTAAAGATTTTATTGATATTAATGAGGTGATTTTGTTGGCTGTGGCTTCTTATCGCCACACATATCAAACTAAAGATATTACGCTACTCACCGAGTTAGATGATTTATCGCCACTCATTGTACAAGCCGATCCTGATAGGTTGATCCAGCTTTTCCATAATCTGCTAGAGAATAGCGTGCGCTATACTTATTCAGGTGGTCAATTACATATCAGCACCCATAAAGGGCAAAACCATGTGCTTATTACATTAGAAGATAGTGCTCCGGGGCTTGATAGTGCTCAGTACAAAGTTGTTTTCCAACGTTTTTATCGTGCAGAAAACTCACGAAATCGTGCAAGTGGGGGTTCAGGTTTAGGTCTTGCGATTTGCGAAAATATCGTTGAAGCTCATAATGGTAAAATAAGTGCTATGCCTTCCTCTTTAGGTGGCATGAAAATCCTTATAGAATTACCCGCATATTCTGATGATCTTTAA
- the baeR gene encoding two-component system response regulator BaeR, translating into MTVSESPYSILIVEDEPKLAQLLIDYLQASGYQTHWLADGAEVSHCVKQQHYDLILLDLMLPIKDGITVCKELRQFSDIPIIMVTAKTEEVDRLLGLEIGADDYICKPYSPREVVARVKTLLRRFYRPQDIVQSDKLVLIDEQAYQIQYNNKILDLTTAEFRLLKALATQPGKILTRDQLMDHLYDDYRIVTDRTIDSHIKNLRRKLEQLNDQIEFIRSIYGQGYRWETQAYRFR; encoded by the coding sequence ATGACAGTATCTGAATCGCCCTATTCAATCCTGATTGTTGAAGACGAACCTAAACTTGCCCAATTGCTTATTGATTACCTTCAAGCATCGGGTTATCAAACTCATTGGTTAGCCGATGGCGCCGAAGTAAGCCATTGTGTAAAACAGCAACATTACGATTTAATCTTGTTAGATCTCATGTTGCCAATTAAAGATGGCATTACAGTCTGTAAAGAATTACGTCAGTTTTCAGATATTCCCATCATTATGGTGACGGCTAAAACAGAAGAAGTTGATAGATTACTTGGGCTTGAAATTGGTGCTGATGATTATATTTGCAAACCCTACAGCCCAAGAGAAGTGGTAGCTAGAGTCAAAACCTTATTGCGTCGTTTTTATCGACCACAAGATATTGTTCAAAGCGATAAATTAGTCCTTATTGATGAACAGGCTTATCAAATCCAATACAACAATAAAATTCTCGACTTAACGACTGCGGAATTTCGTTTACTAAAAGCCTTAGCCACGCAACCCGGCAAAATATTAACTCGCGATCAGCTAATGGATCACCTTTATGATGACTACCGCATTGTGACGGATAGAACCATTGATAGTCATATTAAAAACTTACGACGTAAACTTGAGCAACTTAACGATCAAATTGAATTTATTCGCTCAATTTATGGTCAAGGTTATCGTTGGGAAACCCAAGCTTACCGTTTTCGATGA
- the yegQ gene encoding tRNA 5-hydroxyuridine modification protein YegQ, translating into MFTPELLSPAGSLKNMRYAFAYGADAVYAGQPRYSLRVRNNEFNHENLAKGIQEAHELGKRFYVVVNIAPHNAKLKTFIRDLKPVIDMGPDALIMSDPGLIMMVREAFPEMDIHLSVQANAVNWATVKFWRQMGLTRVILSRELSIDEIAEIRKQVPDMELEVFVHGALCMAYSGRCLLSGYINKRDPNQGTCTNACRWEYKVEEGKEDDVGNIVEKYTPIPVKNVEPTLGVGAPTDKVYLIEEAKRPGEYMTAFEDEHGTYIMNSKDLRAIEHVEQLTQMGVHSLKIEGRTKSFYYCARTAQMYRRAIDDAVAGKPFDPTLLTTLEGLAHRGYTEGFLRRHTHDAYQTYEYGYSVSDTQQFVGEFTGKRVNGLAEVDVKNKFVLGDSLELMTPTGNIQFTLEELFNKKQQPTDVAPGNGHMVYLSVPEDVDLDFALLIRNLQGTTTRQPHKIDAVEVK; encoded by the coding sequence ATGTTTACACCCGAATTGCTCTCTCCTGCTGGCTCATTAAAAAATATGCGCTATGCATTTGCTTATGGCGCAGACGCCGTTTATGCAGGTCAGCCACGTTATAGCTTACGTGTGCGTAATAATGAGTTTAACCACGAAAACCTTGCTAAAGGTATTCAAGAAGCCCACGAATTAGGTAAGCGCTTCTATGTTGTGGTTAATATCGCACCGCATAATGCTAAATTAAAAACCTTTATCCGTGACTTAAAACCCGTCATTGATATGGGCCCTGATGCGCTGATTATGTCTGATCCGGGTTTGATCATGATGGTGCGTGAAGCCTTCCCTGAAATGGATATCCACCTTTCAGTGCAAGCCAATGCCGTTAACTGGGCAACCGTAAAATTCTGGCGTCAAATGGGATTAACTCGTGTGATCCTGTCTCGTGAACTCTCTATTGATGAAATTGCTGAAATTCGTAAACAAGTTCCTGATATGGAATTAGAAGTTTTCGTTCACGGTGCATTATGTATGGCTTACTCAGGTCGTTGCCTGTTATCTGGCTATATTAATAAGCGTGACCCAAACCAAGGTACTTGCACTAATGCTTGCCGTTGGGAATATAAAGTCGAAGAAGGTAAAGAAGACGATGTAGGTAATATCGTTGAAAAATACACACCAATCCCAGTTAAAAACGTTGAGCCTACTTTAGGTGTTGGCGCGCCAACAGACAAAGTCTACTTAATTGAAGAAGCAAAACGTCCTGGTGAATATATGACTGCGTTCGAAGATGAACACGGTACTTATATCATGAACTCTAAAGACTTACGTGCGATTGAACACGTTGAGCAATTAACTCAAATGGGTGTGCATTCGCTGAAAATTGAAGGTCGTACTAAATCCTTCTATTACTGTGCCCGTACAGCTCAAATGTATCGTCGTGCTATTGATGATGCAGTTGCAGGCAAACCCTTCGATCCAACACTGCTAACGACATTAGAAGGCTTAGCACACCGCGGTTATACAGAAGGTTTCTTACGTCGTCATACTCATGATGCATATCAAACTTATGAATATGGTTATTCTGTCTCTGACACTCAACAATTTGTCGGTGAATTTACAGGTAAACGTGTAAACGGTTTAGCCGAAGTTGATGTTAAAAATAAATTTGTTTTAGGTGATAGCCTAGAATTAATGACACCAACTGGAAATATTCAATTTACGTTAGAAGAGCTGTTTAACAAAAAACAACAGCCAACCGATGTTGCACCAGGCAATGGTCACATGGTTTATTTATCTGTTCCTGAAGATGTTGATTTAGATTTTGCACTGCTGATCCGCAACCTACAAGGTACAACAACACGCCAACCGCATAAAATTGATGCGGTAGAAGTGAAGTAA
- the yegS gene encoding lipid kinase YegS: protein MSKISLLIINGKSANNSALRKAVYQLRNEGFDLQVRVTWESSDIQRFVQEAIDMQAETVIAAGGDGTINSVVSELINLSPSSLPTLGIIPLGTANDFATSAQIPRDMENALNLAVKGRAIPIDVIAVNKTHYFINMASGGFGTKITTETPEALKSALGGAAYFINGLLSIDSLKADHCTIEAENFHWEGESLILAIGNGRQAGGGQKLCSEALINDNKLNLTIVEAHELLPSILSSMFDSKKNDKIIERESRWVNISASHEMVFNLDGEPLLGNKFEFIVLPEAIHCRLPPQCDLLS, encoded by the coding sequence ATGAGTAAAATTAGTTTGCTAATCATTAATGGAAAAAGCGCTAACAACAGTGCATTGAGAAAAGCGGTTTACCAATTACGTAACGAAGGTTTTGATCTCCAAGTAAGAGTGACTTGGGAATCCAGTGATATACAACGTTTTGTACAAGAAGCTATCGATATGCAAGCCGAAACGGTGATTGCCGCAGGCGGCGACGGAACGATTAATAGTGTTGTTTCTGAATTAATTAACCTCTCACCCTCATCTTTACCGACACTTGGCATTATTCCCTTAGGTACAGCAAATGATTTTGCCACCAGCGCACAAATTCCTCGTGATATGGAAAATGCACTTAACTTAGCCGTTAAAGGCCGAGCAATACCTATTGATGTAATCGCGGTGAATAAGACTCACTATTTTATCAATATGGCATCAGGGGGTTTTGGAACCAAAATCACAACAGAAACGCCTGAAGCATTAAAGTCTGCATTAGGTGGCGCTGCTTATTTTATTAATGGTCTTTTAAGTATCGATTCTTTAAAAGCGGATCATTGCACAATTGAAGCGGAAAATTTTCACTGGGAAGGTGAGTCTCTTATTTTGGCTATCGGTAATGGCCGTCAAGCGGGTGGCGGACAGAAATTGTGTTCTGAAGCCTTAATTAATGACAATAAACTTAATCTCACCATCGTTGAAGCTCATGAACTTCTCCCTTCAATTTTAAGTAGCATGTTTGATAGCAAAAAGAATGACAAGATAATCGAGCGAGAAAGTCGCTGGGTAAACATTAGTGCTTCTCATGAAATGGTGTTTAATTTAGATGGAGAACCCCTTTTAGGGAATAAATTTGAATTTATTGTGTTACCTGAAGCGATCCACTGCCGGTTACCGCCTCAATGTGACTTGTTATCTTAA
- the fbaB gene encoding class I fructose-bisphosphate aldolase, with protein MTDIVSLLGADAKSLLEHRCQTIPSENLYLPGSDFVDRVMIDNNRPNSVLRSMQTLFNHGRLAGTGYLSILPVDQGVEHSAAASFAANPLYFDPKNIVELAIEAGCNCVASTYGVLASVSRRYAHKIPFLVKLNHNETLSYPAQYDQTLYASVEQAFEMGAVAVGATIYFGSQESRRQIEEISMAFERAHELGMVTVLWAYLRNPAFKKDGVDYHASADLTGQANHLAATIGADIVKQKMAENNGGFKAIGFGHTDERVYTKLTTENPIDLVRYQLANCYMGRAGLINSGGASGNNDLEDAVRTAVINKRAGGMGLILGRKAFKKSMKDGVALINAVQDVYLNKSVTIA; from the coding sequence ATGACTGATATAGTAAGTTTGTTAGGTGCTGATGCAAAATCATTATTAGAACATCGTTGCCAAACCATCCCGAGCGAAAATCTCTACCTGCCAGGTTCTGACTTTGTTGATCGTGTTATGATTGATAACAATCGCCCTAATAGCGTATTACGTTCAATGCAAACCCTGTTTAATCACGGGCGTTTAGCGGGAACGGGTTATCTGTCTATTCTACCTGTTGACCAAGGTGTTGAGCACTCTGCCGCAGCCTCTTTTGCAGCAAACCCACTCTATTTTGATCCGAAAAATATTGTTGAGTTAGCGATTGAAGCAGGTTGTAACTGTGTTGCCTCTACTTATGGTGTTCTTGCTTCTGTTTCTCGTCGCTATGCACACAAAATCCCTTTCCTTGTGAAACTAAACCACAACGAAACCCTAAGCTACCCAGCGCAATATGACCAAACACTGTATGCCAGTGTAGAACAAGCTTTTGAAATGGGTGCTGTTGCAGTGGGTGCGACCATTTACTTTGGTTCACAAGAAAGCCGTCGCCAAATTGAAGAGATCTCAATGGCATTTGAGCGTGCTCATGAATTAGGTATGGTCACAGTATTATGGGCTTATTTACGTAACCCAGCCTTTAAGAAAGATGGCGTTGATTACCATGCAAGTGCAGATTTAACTGGTCAGGCAAACCATTTAGCCGCAACAATTGGTGCTGATATCGTTAAACAAAAAATGGCTGAAAATAACGGTGGTTTTAAAGCGATTGGTTTTGGTCATACTGATGAGCGTGTTTACACAAAACTCACCACTGAAAACCCAATTGATTTAGTTCGTTACCAATTAGCAAACTGCTATATGGGTCGTGCGGGATTAATTAACTCTGGTGGTGCTTCTGGTAATAATGATCTTGAAGATGCTGTTCGTACCGCGGTTATTAATAAACGTGCTGGTGGTATGGGTCTGATCTTAGGACGTAAAGCGTTCAAGAAATCAATGAAAGACGGCGTTGCCCTAATTAATGCAGTACAAGATGTTTATCTAAATAAATCTGTCACTATTGCTTAA